The genomic DNA AGTCCATTAAGCAGATCGTCACTCGCTGTACCATTGAGCGTATCGTTACCGGAAGTGCCTAGTTTTGCGGTATTGACGACTAAACTCGCGATATCGCTATTTGATGCGCCACTGCTGGTATTATCTCCGATAAACAGGAAGTTGGCAGTCGTGTAGGGGTTATAAGGCAAACCCGTACCAGCAATGCTAAACGCGGTATAGTTCTGCACCGTACCCCGAAGAATGACTACATCATTTGCTGAGAGGTAATAGTTACTTCCCAGAACCAATAAGTTATAGTTCGTCATCGCCGTGGTGGGAACTAGCACCCGTTCGGTGGGACTATGGGTAAATAGGGTACTACTCGTGCCGCCCCGTTGCGCCCAAATTTCATCCGTCCAGAAGCCGAGTTCGATCCCCTGGCGATCGCTACTTAAGGCAGTCAGAGAGAAACCCGCGCGATCGATTAGTCCGTCGCCGTTTCTGTCGCTGCTGTGGCTTTCACTGTTAAGGCGGGCTTGAAAGCTGACGCTGTAGCCATTGGTGCGGTTGAGGGCGGGGAAAGCAGAGTTGACTAAAGTTGCTTGAGTCGGGCGGTAGTTACTGTAGCCCGCCGTACCGGATGTCAGCGCGTTCAGCGTTGTATAGCCGGAGTTTGCCACTTGAGTCGCGCCGGAAAAGGGCGTGATTCCATAGGCAAGCCAACCTTGACTATCGGGCGTATTTCCTAGCGCTCCGTTATATAGAATTGTTTCTAATGATTGAGAGAAAGCGGGTGAAGCAATGCCTGCTGAAAGGAAACAGCCCGTTAAGGCGAAGAATTGGAGGATTTTGGCGGGGTAGAACATACTGACTCGAATTTTAACTGTAGAAGTTATTGTTCCCCAGTTTTAATGTTCGCGCTTACCATAAGAGGAAGTTTATTGATACCCTCTTAGGGGGATAATTTCGCC from Oscillatoria sp. FACHB-1406 includes the following:
- a CDS encoding calcium-binding protein, which encodes MFYPAKILQFFALTGCFLSAGIASPAFSQSLETILYNGALGNTPDSQGWLAYGITPFSGATQVANSGYTTLNALTSGTAGYSNYRPTQATLVNSAFPALNRTNGYSVSFQARLNSESHSSDRNGDGLIDRAGFSLTALSSDRQGIELGFWTDEIWAQRGGTSSTLFTHSPTERVLVPTTAMTNYNLLVLGSNYYLSANDVVILRGTVQNYTAFSIAGTGLPYNPYTTANFLFIGDNTSSGASNSDIASLVVNTAKLGTSGNDTLNGTASDDLLNGLAGSDSINAGAGNDTIIGGDGNDRIAGDSGNDREIGGNGNDSFVYDTNAAFTTSAVGLDTILDLAATDKIILDKTTFTALASVAGAGFSAASDFAVVSTESAVATSSARIVYNTSNGGLYYNQNGSEAGLGTGAQFATLFGKPTLSAANFSIQL